A stretch of Colletotrichum lupini chromosome 2, complete sequence DNA encodes these proteins:
- a CDS encoding 2OG-Fe(II)oxygenase family Oxidoreductase — MFMFLQCVADLHGPAVAEPSLTTNTAERGRRGSLQHESRLIIPTTFLVSSPWLSATNASHTNPAMISYVIALVAFLIFFSDPLVDFFSPSSTSGGRSSTGRSRVARTPRPQMNESLLAIEHPNATALSCPPDDYSVRIFSKEPLVLYIEGFLSVEERKHLLEISNPIFEPSTITHNGANTHRDTSIRSSDVALLPRDDTVRCVEARARALQGWREDLWIERLRTQRYVEGGHYSYHFDWTANRGGWGRVSSMMAWVDARGEDENEVPPGTGNGDGLVGGGTEFPLLEVPGLKKEVWCRFVECGGRDGGDQASDGGDEKKMGGDGEAKGTTFKPVPGNAVYWENFRADGSGAGYDETWHAGLPVIKGVKVGLNIWSTGRIE; from the exons ATGTTCATGTTCCTACAGTGTGTCGCGGATTTGCACGGCCCGGCTGTGGCGGAGCCCTCCTTGACAACCAACACCGCAGAACGCGGGCGACGCGGAAGCCTCCAACATGAAAGTCGCCTGATTATCCCAACGACATTTCTCGTTTCTTCACCTTGGCTTTCT GCCACCAATGCATCTCACACCAACCCAGCAATGATCTCCTACGTCATCGCCCTCGTGGCATTCCTCATCTTCTTCTCCGACCCCCTCGTCGACTTCTTCTCCCCGTCGTCAACATCCGGCGGCCGAAGCAGCACAGGCCGGAGCCGGGTGGCCCGCACGCCCCGGCCGCAGATGAACGAGTCCCTTCTCGCCATCGAACATCCCAACGCCACGGCTCTGTCGTGCCCACCCGACGACTACTCTGTGCGCATCTTTTCCAAGGAGCCGTTGGTGTTGTATATCGAAGGGTTTTTGAGTGTGGAGGAAAGGAAGCATCTACTTGAGATTAG CAACCCCATCTTCGAACCCTCAACAATAACCCACAACGGCGCAAACACCCACCGCGACACCTCCATCCGCTCCTCCGACGTCGCCCTCCTCCCGCGAGACGACACGGTCCGCTGCGTCGAGGCCCGCGCCCGCGCCCTGCAGGGCTGGCGCGAGGACCTCTGGATCGAGAGGCTGCGGACGCAGCGGTACGTCGAAGGCGGGCACTACTCGTATCACTTCGACTGGACCGCCAACCGCGGCGGGTGGGGGCGGGTGAGTAGCATGATGGCGTGGGTTGACGCGCGCGGCGAGGACGAGAACGAGGTGCCACCTGGGACGGGGAACGGGGATGGCTTGGTTGGTGGCGGGACGGAGTTTCCGTTGTTGGAGGTTCCCGGGTTGAAGAAGGAGGTTTGGTGTCGGTTTGTGGAGTGTGGAGGGAGGGACGGTGGTGATCAAGCTAGTGATGGCGGTGATGAGAAGAAGATGGGAGGTGACGGGGAGGCCAAGGGGACTACCTTCAAGCCTGTTCCGGGCAACGCGGTATACTGGGAGAACTTCCGGGCTGATGGGAGCGGTGCCGGGTATGACGAGACGTGGCACGCCGGACTGCCGGTCATAAAAGGCGTCAAGGTCGGGCTGAATATCTGGAGCACGGGGAGGATAGAGTGA